From the Etheostoma spectabile isolate EspeVRDwgs_2016 unplaced genomic scaffold, UIUC_Espe_1.0 scaffold00007543, whole genome shotgun sequence genome, one window contains:
- the LOC116678495 gene encoding NLR family CARD domain-containing protein 3 isoform X4 encodes MSQCEDREEGPPPSKKPTLWGDHDSQTKAQRMQQQKPGPGPSCVSMKSDWSMGQPIFFKDGQAVDGRMQQQKPGPEPSCVSMKSDWSMDRIIDFKVGQAVDERVDQEGSEDPSGQPAQQHQTHLDSIFMLLEENIVTFVKNELKKILKLLSPDYPECPESHRVGEDEDQRSSREAFLKITQYFLRRMKQDELADRLQSRSPAGVCKSKLKSKLDRKFQRVFEGIAKAGNQTVLNQMFTEIYLMKGGAAGVNEEHEVRRIETASRKQDRPETIIRQEDIFKAPPGRDEPIRTVMTKGVAGIGKTVLTQKFTLDWAEDKANQDIQFIFPFTFRELNVLKERKFSLVELVDYFFSETKEAGISRFEEVQVVFIFDGLDECRLPLDFLNTKIMTDVTKSTSVGVLLTNLIRGNLLPSARLWITTRPAAANQIPAGCVDMVTEVRGFTDPQKEEYFRKRFRDEVQASRIISHIKTSRSLHIMCHIPVFCWITATVLEEVLKTRDGGQLPKTLTEMYIHFLVVQSKVKNIKYDGGAETDPHWSPESRKMIESLGKLAFEQLQKGNLIFYESDLTECGIDIRAASVCSGVFTQIFKEERGLYQDKVFCFVHLSVQEFLAALHVHLTFINSGVNLLEEEQTSSTQFYQSAVDKALQSPNGHLDLFLRFLLGLSLQTNQNLLRGLLTQTGSSSQTNQETVEYIKKKISENLSAERSINLFHCLNELNDGSLVEEIQQSLSSGRLSTDKLSPAQWSALVFILLSSEEDLDVFDLKKYSASEEALLRLLPVVNEKAKKALLSDCDLSARSCEALSSVLSSQSSSLRDLDLSNNNLQDSEVELISDGLKSPHCKLETLRLSLCNLSERSCEALSSVLSSQSSSLRDLDLSNNNLQDSGGKLISDGLKSPHCKLETLSVSGCMISEEGYSSLASALSSNPSHLRVLDLSYNHPGDSGVKRLSALLEDPNCRLDTLRVDHGGPQRLRPGLRKYVCELELDTNTVHSDLKLSDNNRTVTNVEEDQSYPDHPDRFDCWYQLLCRDGLTGRCYWEVERRGEVIISVSYRGISRKGDSDDCGFGYNDHSWSLICSDERGYSVWHNNRETVLTSSSVSNRVAVYVDVPAGSLSFYTVSSDSLIHLHTFNTTFTQPLYPGFWVFSGSSVSLCPLQD; translated from the exons ATGAGTCAgtgtgaggacagagaggagggaccCCCTCCCTCTAAAAAACCTACTCTGTGGGGGGACCATGACAGCCAGACCAAAGCTCAGAG gatgcagcagcagaaacctggacctggacccagctgtgtgtccatgaagagtgactgGTCTATGGGTCAGCCCATTTTCTTTAAAGATGGACAAGCTGTTGATGGAAG gatgcagcagcagaaacctggacctgaacccagctgtgtgtccatgaagagtgactgGTCTATGGATCGTATTATTGACTTTAAAGTTGGACAAGCTGTTGATGAAAG AGTGGACCAGGAGGGCTCAGAGGATCCCAGTGGTCAGCCTGCCCAGCAGCATCAAACCCACCTGGACTCCATCTTTATG ctgctggaggaaaACATTGTCACTTTTGTGAAAAACGAGCTGAAGAAGATCCTGAAGCTTCTGAGTccagattacccagaatgcCCAGAGAGTCATAGGGTTGGTGAGGATGAAGATCagaggagcagcagagaggcgtttctgaagatcacacagtacttcctgaggagaatgaagcaggacgagctggctgaccgtctgcagagca GAAGTCCAGCAGGAGTTTGTAAGAGTAAACTCAAATCTAAGCTAGACAGGAAGTTCCAGCgtgtgtttgaggggattgctaaagcaggaaaccAAACCGTTCTGAATCAAATGTTCACAGAGATTTACCTCATGAAGGGGGGGGCTGCAGGGGTCAATGaagaacatgaggtcagacggattgaaacagcatccaggaaacaagacagaccagaaacaataatcagacaagaagacatctttaaagccccacctggaagagatgaaccaatcagaaccgtgatgacaaagggagtggctggcatcgggaaaacagtcttaacacagaagttcactctggactgggctgaagacaaagccaaccaggacatccagttcatattcccattcaccttcagagagctgaatgtgctgaaagagagaaagttcagcttggtggaacttgttgattacttctttagtgaaaccaaagaagcaggaatcagcaggtttgaagaggtccaggttgtcttcatctttgacggtctggatgagtgtcgacttcctctggacttcctcaacaCTAAAATCATGACTGATGTTACAAagtccacctcagtgggtgtgctgctgacaaacctcatcagggggaatctgcttccctctgctcgcctctggataaccacccgacctgcagcagccaatcagatccctgctgggtgtgttgacatggtgacagaggtcagagggttcactgacccacagaaggaggagtacttTAGGAAGAGATTCAGAGATGAGGTGCAGGCCAgcagaatcatctcccacatcaagacatcacgaagcctccacatcatgtgccacatcccagtcttctgctggatcactgccacaGTTCTGGAGGAGGTGTTGAAGACCAGAGACGGAGGACagctgcccaagaccctgactgagatgtacatccacttcctggtggttcagtccaaagTCAAGAACATCAAGTATgatggaggagctgagacagaTCCACACTGGAGTCCAGAGTCCAGGAAGATGATtgagtctctgggaaaactggcttttgagcagctgcagaaaggcaacctgatcttctatgaatcagacctgacagagtgtggcatcgatatcagagcagcatcagtgtgctcaggagtgttcacacagatctttaaagaggagagaggactgtaccaggacaaggtgttctgcttcgtccatctgagtgttcaggagttcctggctgctcttcatgtccatctgaccttcatcaactctggagtcaacctgctggAAGAAGAACAAACATCATCAACACAGTTCTACCAGAGTGCTGTGGACAAGGCCTTACAGAGTCCTAATGGACACCTAgacttgttcctccgcttcctcctgggtctttctCTGCAGACCAATCAGAATCTCCTCCGAGGTCTGCTGACGCAAACAGGAAGTAGCTCACAGACCAATCAGGAAACAGTTGagtacatcaagaagaagatcagtgagaatctgtctgcagagagaagcatcaatctgttccactgtctgaatgaactgaatgatggttctctagtggaggagatccaacagtccctgagttcaggacgtctctccacagataaactgtctcctgctcagtggtcagctctggtcttcatcttactgtcatcagaagaagatctggacgtgtttgacctgaagaaatactctgcttcagaggaggctcttctgaggctgctgccagtggtcaacgaaaaagccaaaaaagctcT ACTGAGTGACTGTGACCTATCGgcgagaagctgtgaagctctgtcctcagttctcagctcccagtcctctagtctgagagacctggacctgagtaacaacaacctgcaggattcagaaGTGGAGCtgatctctgatggactgaagagtccacactgtaaactggagactctcag gtTGAGTCTCTGTAACTtatcagagagaagctgtgaagctctgtcctcagttctcagctcccagtcctctagtctgagagacctggacctgagtaacaacaacctgcaggattcaggagggaagctgatctctgatggactgaagagtccacactgtaaACTGGAGACACTCAG tgtctcAGGCTGTAtgatctcagaggaaggctattcttctctggcctcagctctgagctccaacccctcccatctgagagtgctggacctgagctacaatcatccaggagactcaggagtgaagcGGCTTTCTGCTTTACTGGAGGATCCAAACTGcagactggacactctcag GGTGGACCATGGTGGACCGCAGAGACTGAGACCTGGTCTgaggaagt atgtctgtgaactggaactggacacaaacacagtacacagtGACCTCAagctgtctgacaacaacaggacggtgacaaatgtggaggaggatcagtcatatcctgatcatccagacagatttgactGCTGgtatcagctgctgtgtagagatggtctgactggtcgctgttactgggaggtcgagaggagaggagaggttattatatcagtgagttacagaggaatcagcaGGAAAGGAGACAGTGATGACTGTGGGTTTGGATataatgatcattcctggagtcTGATCTGCTCTGATGAACGTGGTTACTCTGTCTGGCACAATAACAGAGAAACAGTCCTcacttcctcctctgtctctaacagagtagcagtgtatgtggacgttcctgctggctctctgtccttctacacagtctcctctgactcactgatccacctccacaccttcaacaccacattcactcagcctctctatcctgggttttgGGTCTTctctggttcctcagtgtctctgtgtcctctgcaggactga
- the LOC116678495 gene encoding NACHT, LRR and PYD domains-containing protein 12 isoform X2, with amino-acid sequence MSQCEDREEGPPPSKKPTLWGDHDSQTKAQRMQQQKPGPEPSCVSMKSDWSMDRIIDFKVGQAVDERVDQEGSEDPSGQPAQQHQTHLDSIFMLLEENIVTFVKNELKKILKLLSPDYPECPESHRVGEDEDQRSSREAFLKITQYFLRRMKQDELADRLQSRSPAGVCKSKLKSKLDRKFQRVFEGIAKAGNQTVLNQMFTEIYLMKGGAAGVNEEHEVRRIETASRKQDRPETIIRQEDIFKAPPGRDEPIRTVMTKGVAGIGKTVLTQKFTLDWAEDKANQDIQFIFPFTFRELNVLKERKFSLVELVDYFFSETKEAGISRFEEVQVVFIFDGLDECRLPLDFLNTKIMTDVTKSTSVGVLLTNLIRGNLLPSARLWITTRPAAANQIPAGCVDMVTEVRGFTDPQKEEYFRKRFRDEVQASRIISHIKTSRSLHIMCHIPVFCWITATVLEEVLKTRDGGQLPKTLTEMYIHFLVVQSKVKNIKYDGGAETDPHWSPESRKMIESLGKLAFEQLQKGNLIFYESDLTECGIDIRAASVCSGVFTQIFKEERGLYQDKVFCFVHLSVQEFLAALHVHLTFINSGVNLLEEEQTSSTQFYQSAVDKALQSPNGHLDLFLRFLLGLSLQTNQNLLRGLLTQTGSSSQTNQETVEYIKKKISENLSAERSINLFHCLNELNDGSLVEEIQQSLSSGRLSTDKLSPAQWSALVFILLSSEEDLDVFDLKKYSASEEALLRLLPVVNEKAKKALLSDCDLSARSCEALSSVLSSQSSSLRDLDLSNNNLQDSEVELISDGLKSPHCKLETLRLSLCNLSERSCEALSSVLSSQSSSLRDLDLSNNNLQDSGGKLISDGLKSPHCKLETLRLSLCNLSERSCEALSSVLSSQSSSLRELDLSNNNLQDSGGKLISDGLKSPHCRLETLSVSGCMISEEGYSSLASALSSNPSHLRVLDLSYNHPGDSGVKRLSALLEDPNCRLDTLRVDHGGPQRLRPGLRKYVCELELDTNTVHSDLKLSDNNRTVTNVEEDQSYPDHPDRFDCWYQLLCRDGLTGRCYWEVERRGEVIISVSYRGISRKGDSDDCGFGYNDHSWSLICSDERGYSVWHNNRETVLTSSSVSNRVAVYVDVPAGSLSFYTVSSDSLIHLHTFNTTFTQPLYPGFWVFSGSSVSLCPLQD; translated from the exons ATGAGTCAgtgtgaggacagagaggagggaccCCCTCCCTCTAAAAAACCTACTCTGTGGGGGGACCATGACAGCCAGACCAAAGCTCAGAG gatgcagcagcagaaacctggacctgaacccagctgtgtgtccatgaagagtgactgGTCTATGGATCGTATTATTGACTTTAAAGTTGGACAAGCTGTTGATGAAAG AGTGGACCAGGAGGGCTCAGAGGATCCCAGTGGTCAGCCTGCCCAGCAGCATCAAACCCACCTGGACTCCATCTTTATG ctgctggaggaaaACATTGTCACTTTTGTGAAAAACGAGCTGAAGAAGATCCTGAAGCTTCTGAGTccagattacccagaatgcCCAGAGAGTCATAGGGTTGGTGAGGATGAAGATCagaggagcagcagagaggcgtttctgaagatcacacagtacttcctgaggagaatgaagcaggacgagctggctgaccgtctgcagagca GAAGTCCAGCAGGAGTTTGTAAGAGTAAACTCAAATCTAAGCTAGACAGGAAGTTCCAGCgtgtgtttgaggggattgctaaagcaggaaaccAAACCGTTCTGAATCAAATGTTCACAGAGATTTACCTCATGAAGGGGGGGGCTGCAGGGGTCAATGaagaacatgaggtcagacggattgaaacagcatccaggaaacaagacagaccagaaacaataatcagacaagaagacatctttaaagccccacctggaagagatgaaccaatcagaaccgtgatgacaaagggagtggctggcatcgggaaaacagtcttaacacagaagttcactctggactgggctgaagacaaagccaaccaggacatccagttcatattcccattcaccttcagagagctgaatgtgctgaaagagagaaagttcagcttggtggaacttgttgattacttctttagtgaaaccaaagaagcaggaatcagcaggtttgaagaggtccaggttgtcttcatctttgacggtctggatgagtgtcgacttcctctggacttcctcaacaCTAAAATCATGACTGATGTTACAAagtccacctcagtgggtgtgctgctgacaaacctcatcagggggaatctgcttccctctgctcgcctctggataaccacccgacctgcagcagccaatcagatccctgctgggtgtgttgacatggtgacagaggtcagagggttcactgacccacagaaggaggagtacttTAGGAAGAGATTCAGAGATGAGGTGCAGGCCAgcagaatcatctcccacatcaagacatcacgaagcctccacatcatgtgccacatcccagtcttctgctggatcactgccacaGTTCTGGAGGAGGTGTTGAAGACCAGAGACGGAGGACagctgcccaagaccctgactgagatgtacatccacttcctggtggttcagtccaaagTCAAGAACATCAAGTATgatggaggagctgagacagaTCCACACTGGAGTCCAGAGTCCAGGAAGATGATtgagtctctgggaaaactggcttttgagcagctgcagaaaggcaacctgatcttctatgaatcagacctgacagagtgtggcatcgatatcagagcagcatcagtgtgctcaggagtgttcacacagatctttaaagaggagagaggactgtaccaggacaaggtgttctgcttcgtccatctgagtgttcaggagttcctggctgctcttcatgtccatctgaccttcatcaactctggagtcaacctgctggAAGAAGAACAAACATCATCAACACAGTTCTACCAGAGTGCTGTGGACAAGGCCTTACAGAGTCCTAATGGACACCTAgacttgttcctccgcttcctcctgggtctttctCTGCAGACCAATCAGAATCTCCTCCGAGGTCTGCTGACGCAAACAGGAAGTAGCTCACAGACCAATCAGGAAACAGTTGagtacatcaagaagaagatcagtgagaatctgtctgcagagagaagcatcaatctgttccactgtctgaatgaactgaatgatggttctctagtggaggagatccaacagtccctgagttcaggacgtctctccacagataaactgtctcctgctcagtggtcagctctggtcttcatcttactgtcatcagaagaagatctggacgtgtttgacctgaagaaatactctgcttcagaggaggctcttctgaggctgctgccagtggtcaacgaaaaagccaaaaaagctcT ACTGAGTGACTGTGACCTATCGgcgagaagctgtgaagctctgtcctcagttctcagctcccagtcctctagtctgagagacctggacctgagtaacaacaacctgcaggattcagaaGTGGAGCtgatctctgatggactgaagagtccacactgtaaactggagactctcag gtTGAGTCTCTGTAACTtatcagagagaagctgtgaagctctgtcctcagttctcagctcccagtcctctagtctgagagacctggacctgagtaacaacaacctgcaggattcaggagggaagctgatctctgatggactgaagagtccacactgtaaACTGGAGACACTCAG gctgagtcTCTGTAACTtatcagagagaagctgtgaagctctgtcctcagttctcagctcccagtcctctagtctgagagagctggacctgagtaacaacaacctgcaggattcaggagggaagctgatctctgatggactgaagagtccacactgcagactggagactctcag tgtctcAGGCTGTAtgatctcagaggaaggctattcttctctggcctcagctctgagctccaacccctcccatctgagagtgctggacctgagctacaatcatccaggagactcaggagtgaagcGGCTTTCTGCTTTACTGGAGGATCCAAACTGcagactggacactctcag GGTGGACCATGGTGGACCGCAGAGACTGAGACCTGGTCTgaggaagt atgtctgtgaactggaactggacacaaacacagtacacagtGACCTCAagctgtctgacaacaacaggacggtgacaaatgtggaggaggatcagtcatatcctgatcatccagacagatttgactGCTGgtatcagctgctgtgtagagatggtctgactggtcgctgttactgggaggtcgagaggagaggagaggttattatatcagtgagttacagaggaatcagcaGGAAAGGAGACAGTGATGACTGTGGGTTTGGATataatgatcattcctggagtcTGATCTGCTCTGATGAACGTGGTTACTCTGTCTGGCACAATAACAGAGAAACAGTCCTcacttcctcctctgtctctaacagagtagcagtgtatgtggacgttcctgctggctctctgtccttctacacagtctcctctgactcactgatccacctccacaccttcaacaccacattcactcagcctctctatcctgggttttgGGTCTTctctggttcctcagtgtctctgtgtcctctgcaggactga